The Triticum aestivum cultivar Chinese Spring unplaced genomic scaffold, IWGSC CS RefSeq v2.1 scaffold37374, whole genome shotgun sequence genome window below encodes:
- the LOC123172938 gene encoding uncharacterized protein isoform X2, which yields MCAVVMDGGLFSGGLGAGFALVFQVEYWGDGGDVPRQATVVVRFRSKSGLSEEQEYKAFELRHMNQAPRIRWSTEPVLCLARKGGTVNLATQWQPLRLMTFSNHDDLPSLLKELETVLEEL from the exons ATGTGTGCTGTTGTAATGGATGGTGGGCTTTTTTCTGGTGGTTTGGGTGCAGGATTTGCTCTTGTGTTTCAAGTTGAATACTGGGGAGATGGAGGAGATGTGCCACGGCAGGCTACTGTGGTGGTGAGATTCAG GTCTAAGTCGGGCCTGTCTGAAGAGCAAGAATATAAAGCTTTTGAGCTTAGGCACATGAATCAAGCCCCCAGAATCCGATGGTCTACTGAGCCAGTTTTATGCTTGGCGAGGAAGGGTGGAACAGTGAACCTTGCCACACAATGGCAGCCCCTTCGCCTGATGACCTTTTCCAATCACGATGACCTCCCGTCGCTGCTGAAG GAATTGGAAACAGTACTGGAGGAATTGTGA
- the LOC123172938 gene encoding uncharacterized protein isoform X1, protein MCAVVMDGGLFSGGLGAGFALVFQVEYWGDGGDVPRQATVVVRFRSKSGLSEEQEYKAFELRHMNQAPRIRWSTEPVLCLARKGGTVNLATQWQPLRLMTFSNHDDLPSLLKYWRNCDLWQG, encoded by the exons ATGTGTGCTGTTGTAATGGATGGTGGGCTTTTTTCTGGTGGTTTGGGTGCAGGATTTGCTCTTGTGTTTCAAGTTGAATACTGGGGAGATGGAGGAGATGTGCCACGGCAGGCTACTGTGGTGGTGAGATTCAG GTCTAAGTCGGGCCTGTCTGAAGAGCAAGAATATAAAGCTTTTGAGCTTAGGCACATGAATCAAGCCCCCAGAATCCGATGGTCTACTGAGCCAGTTTTATGCTTGGCGAGGAAGGGTGGAACAGTGAACCTTGCCACACAATGGCAGCCCCTTCGCCTGATGACCTTTTCCAATCACGATGACCTCCCGTCGCTGCTGAAG TACTGGAGGAATTGTGATCTATGGCAAGGGTGA